The Solidesulfovibrio sp. DNA window CCTACCCCAGCCTGGCCCTGGCCACGGTCCTGGAGGCCTACGGCGTACGCGAGGCCGTGGCCCGGACCACGGCCGGCGGCCTGGCCTCCCTGACGCTTCGCGGCCAGGCCCTGGGCGAGCGGGTCGTGCCGCTGGACGCCTCGGGCATGCTGCTCATCGACTACCGGGGACCCGGCGGCAGCTTTCCCCGCGTAAGCGCCGCCGATGTCCTGGCCGACCGGGTGCCGGCCGAGGGTCTAGCCGGCAAGATCGTGTTCGTGGGCACCTCGGCGGCGGGCCTGGGCGACCTGCGGGCCAGCCCCCTGGACCAGGCCATGCCCGGGGTGGAGGTCCATGCCACCATCGCCGACATGCTGGTGACCGGCGGCTTCCTGTACCGCCCGGACTGGGCGCTCGGCGCGGAACTCCTCGCCCTGTGCCTGGTGGGTGTCCTGTCGGCGGCGCTTCTGGCCGTGACCGGCGCCCTGGCCTTGCTGGCGCCCTTCGCCGCCCTGGCTGCCGGCGTGTGGTACGGCGCGGCGGCCCTGCTGCGCCAGGGGGTTTTCCTGTCCCCCCTGGGGCCGCTGCTCGTGCTGGCCGCCAATTTCACGGCCCTGACCTTCCTCAAGTTCTGGCGCGAGGAGCGGCAGAAGCGCTTTTTGCACGGGGCGTTTTCCCGCTACGTCTCGCCGGCCGTGGTCTCGCGCATCGTCTCCAACCGCCAGGCCCTGACCCTTTCCGGCGAGGAGCGCGAGATCACCATCCTTTTTTCCGACGTGCGGGGATTTTCCACCCTGTCCGAAAACCTCGCCCCCACCCAGGTGGCCGACCTGCTCCAGGGCTATTTCACGCCCATGACCGGCATCATCACCGCCCACATGGGCACGCTCGACAAGCTCATCGGCGACGCCATCATGGCCTTCTGGAACGCCCCGGTGGACGTGCCCGGCCACCGCGCCCTGGCCCTGCGGGCGGCCCTGGCCATGCGCGACGAACTGGACCGGCTCAACCCCCGGTTCAAGGCCACCTTCGGCCTGGCCATCAAGGCCGGCCTCGCCCTGCACTGCGGCGTGGTCCGGGTGGGCAATTTCGGCACCAAGGACCTGTTCGACTACACGGTCATCGGCGACGCCGTGAACCTGTGCTCCCGGCTGGAAGGGCTGACCAAGGTCTACGGCACGCGGCTGCTGGTCACGGACAGCCTCATGGCCGATGACGACGGGGAATTCGTGTTCGAGGAGATCGACGTGGTGC harbors:
- a CDS encoding adenylate/guanylate cyclase domain-containing protein, whose product is MPDHAANGQPSRLTGFLQSLGGKGGVFAAGLGVTVLVAILCLARPGWLAYQDLKLYDELARNHRPGGHGDLPVIVDIDEASLAAYGQWPWPRYRIALLLSRLRQLGSRAVGLDMLLAEPDRTSPRVVVEQLRRDLKVEAAVTGLPEALRDYDQVLADVLRQGPFVLGYYFEFPPSAAPGAKPAAPCPLPPLRLAVQSGPGAAPLAESLVGAAWPVCPLPRLLAAAPGAGFFNIVPDADGILRRCPLLVALDGKAYPSLALATVLEAYGVREAVARTTAGGLASLTLRGQALGERVVPLDASGMLLIDYRGPGGSFPRVSAADVLADRVPAEGLAGKIVFVGTSAAGLGDLRASPLDQAMPGVEVHATIADMLVTGGFLYRPDWALGAELLALCLVGVLSAALLAVTGALALLAPFAALAAGVWYGAAALLRQGVFLSPLGPLLVLAANFTALTFLKFWREERQKRFLHGAFSRYVSPAVVSRIVSNRQALTLSGEEREITILFSDVRGFSTLSENLAPTQVADLLQGYFTPMTGIITAHMGTLDKLIGDAIMAFWNAPVDVPGHRALALRAALAMRDELDRLNPRFKATFGLAIKAGLALHCGVVRVGNFGTKDLFDYTVIGDAVNLCSRLEGLTKVYGTRLLVTDSLMADDDGEFVFEEIDVVRVKGKRRPVTIHTVRTAAEYLAGEAQFEAARQARALYAARRFAEAATAYQALWERHNRRRYALFAVRSRELALSPPPDDWDGVYEPRNR